A portion of the Streptomyces sp. NBC_01335 genome contains these proteins:
- a CDS encoding ABC transporter permease/substrate binding protein: protein MFRLPLGEWVNSAVDWLQTHLAWLFDAISSIVSGMFDGIAAVLSAPAPLLFAGIVAVIAWWLRGLPAGVLAFVGFALIDSIELWDEAMDTLTLVLVATIVTLVLAVPLGIWASRSKSVSAVTRPVLDFMQTMPAMVYLIPGVIFFGVGVVPGIIATIIFALPPGVRMTELGIRQVDGELVEAAEAFGTTSRNTLLRVQLPLALPTIMAGINQVIMLGLSMVVIAGMVGGGGLGGSVYRAIGNVDVGLGFEAGISIVILAMYLDRMTGALGREVSPLGRRALAKAQALAGGPKFWNYRPQGAVALTGVVILALVAGGMGVFGGGGSSATAASSSSVGAGKKISMGYIPWDEGIASTYLWKELLERQGFEVDVKQYEAGALYTGMAGGQIDFETDSWLPVTHASYWKKYKDRLDDLGSWYGPTSLELAVPSYVKDVKTLDDLKGKGASFKNRIVGIEPSAGESALLKDKILPGYGLDGEYKVVDGSTPSMLAELKRAYAKKEPIVVPLWSPHWAYDSYDLTKLKDTKNLWGKGDGVHTLSRKGFAADNPEVASWLKNFKMSEKQLTSLEAEIQKAGAGKEQDAVRTWLKAHPDAAAQWTPTAKPSKAADGKDERDRALNVAWFPWEEDIAATYLWKAVLEQRGYTINLKQFEVGPMYAAMSRGQIDVQFDGWLPYTQANYWKKYQKDLTDVGSWYGPTSIEVAVPSYVKDVHTLADLKGKSSEFKGRIVGIEPGTATMENLKNNVLPAYGLDKEYKVVDSSTPGMLAELKRAYAKKEPIAVVLWTPHWAYDQYDLTKLKDPKKGFGTGDRLHTVASKEFPENYPQLAKWFKNFKLSEDQLAGLENGIAKAGTGHEEEAVKSWMDAHPSIVDTMAPQ, encoded by the coding sequence GTGTTTAGGCTCCCTCTCGGTGAATGGGTCAACTCCGCGGTCGACTGGCTGCAGACCCACCTCGCCTGGCTCTTCGACGCCATCAGCTCGATCGTCAGCGGCATGTTCGACGGCATCGCGGCCGTCCTCTCCGCGCCCGCCCCGCTGCTCTTCGCGGGCATCGTCGCCGTCATCGCCTGGTGGCTGCGCGGACTGCCCGCCGGTGTCCTCGCGTTCGTCGGATTCGCCCTCATCGACTCCATCGAGCTGTGGGACGAGGCGATGGACACCCTCACCCTGGTGCTCGTCGCCACCATCGTCACGCTGGTCCTGGCGGTCCCGCTCGGCATCTGGGCCTCCCGGTCCAAGAGCGTCAGCGCGGTGACCCGGCCGGTGCTGGACTTCATGCAGACCATGCCGGCCATGGTCTACCTGATTCCCGGCGTCATCTTCTTCGGCGTCGGTGTCGTCCCCGGCATCATCGCCACCATCATCTTCGCGCTGCCCCCGGGCGTCCGGATGACCGAACTCGGCATCCGCCAGGTCGACGGCGAGCTCGTCGAGGCGGCCGAGGCGTTCGGCACCACGTCCCGCAACACCCTGCTGCGCGTGCAGCTTCCGCTCGCGCTGCCCACCATCATGGCGGGCATCAACCAGGTCATCATGCTGGGCCTGTCCATGGTGGTCATCGCCGGTATGGTCGGCGGCGGCGGCCTCGGCGGCTCCGTGTACCGCGCCATCGGCAACGTCGACGTGGGCCTCGGGTTCGAGGCCGGCATCTCCATCGTCATCCTCGCCATGTACCTGGACCGGATGACGGGCGCACTGGGGCGCGAGGTCTCCCCGCTGGGCCGCCGGGCGCTCGCCAAGGCCCAGGCCCTGGCCGGTGGCCCGAAGTTCTGGAACTACCGCCCGCAGGGTGCCGTCGCGCTCACCGGCGTGGTGATCCTCGCGCTCGTCGCCGGCGGCATGGGCGTCTTCGGCGGCGGCGGCTCGTCCGCCACCGCCGCGTCCTCCTCGTCCGTCGGCGCGGGCAAGAAGATCAGCATGGGGTACATCCCCTGGGACGAGGGCATCGCCTCCACGTACCTGTGGAAGGAGCTGCTGGAGCGCCAGGGCTTCGAGGTCGACGTCAAGCAGTACGAGGCCGGAGCGCTGTACACCGGCATGGCAGGCGGCCAGATCGACTTCGAGACCGACTCCTGGCTGCCCGTCACCCACGCCAGCTACTGGAAGAAGTACAAGGACCGCCTGGACGACCTGGGCTCCTGGTACGGCCCCACCTCGCTGGAGCTGGCCGTCCCCAGTTACGTGAAGGACGTCAAGACCCTCGACGACCTCAAGGGCAAGGGCGCCTCGTTCAAGAACCGGATCGTCGGCATCGAGCCGAGCGCCGGCGAGTCGGCCCTCCTGAAGGACAAGATCCTGCCGGGCTACGGCCTGGACGGCGAGTACAAGGTCGTCGACGGCTCCACGCCCTCGATGCTGGCCGAGCTGAAGCGCGCGTACGCCAAGAAGGAACCGATCGTCGTCCCGCTCTGGTCGCCGCACTGGGCCTACGACAGCTACGACCTGACGAAGCTGAAGGACACCAAGAACCTCTGGGGCAAGGGCGACGGCGTCCACACCCTGTCCCGCAAGGGCTTCGCCGCGGACAACCCCGAGGTCGCGTCCTGGCTGAAGAACTTCAAGATGAGCGAGAAGCAGCTCACCAGCCTGGAGGCCGAGATCCAGAAGGCCGGCGCGGGCAAGGAGCAGGACGCCGTCCGCACCTGGCTGAAGGCCCACCCGGACGCGGCCGCGCAGTGGACCCCGACGGCGAAGCCGTCCAAGGCCGCCGACGGCAAGGACGAACGCGACCGCGCGCTGAACGTCGCCTGGTTCCCCTGGGAGGAGGACATCGCCGCCACCTACCTGTGGAAGGCCGTCCTGGAGCAGCGCGGCTACACCATCAACCTCAAGCAGTTCGAGGTCGGCCCCATGTACGCGGCGATGTCGCGCGGCCAGATCGACGTCCAGTTCGACGGCTGGCTGCCGTACACGCAGGCGAACTACTGGAAGAAGTACCAGAAGGACCTGACCGACGTCGGCTCCTGGTACGGCCCCACCTCCATCGAGGTCGCGGTGCCCAGCTACGTCAAGGACGTGCACACGCTCGCCGACCTCAAGGGCAAGTCCTCGGAGTTCAAGGGGCGCATCGTCGGCATCGAGCCCGGCACCGCCACCATGGAGAACCTGAAGAACAACGTCCTGCCGGCCTACGGGCTGGACAAGGAGTACAAGGTCGTCGACTCCTCCACGCCCGGCATGCTCGCCGAGCTGAAGCGGGCGTACGCCAAGAAGGAGCCGATCGCCGTCGTGCTCTGGACCCCGCACTGGGCGTACGACCAGTACGACCTCACCAAGCTGAAGGACCCGAAGAAGGGCTTCGGCACCGGTGACCGGCTGCACACGGTCGCCAGCAAGGAGTTCCCGGAGAACTACCCGCAGCTCGCGAAGTGGTTCAAGAACTTCAAGCTGAGCGAGGACCAGCTCGCCGGACTGGAGAACGGCATCGCCAAGGCCGGTACCGGCCACGAGGAGGAAGCCGTGAAGTCCTGGATGGACGCCCATCCGTCGATCGTGGACACGATGGCGCCGCAGTAG
- a CDS encoding helix-turn-helix domain-containing protein, with protein sequence MDEKEALRVGSAVRRRRRTLGLTLAAVAARSGLSVPFLSQIENERARPSAQSLTRVAGALETTTAKLREAADSARAVDVVRGGDEDGARRVVRGRHQLSALEFIGEQDLGREFQHRNDELMYVVEGAVDVEAEGQAYRLDRGDTLFLSGGVRHRWRATLPGTRLLVVAVAEHIDATYDSRR encoded by the coding sequence ATGGACGAGAAGGAAGCACTGCGGGTGGGCTCCGCCGTGCGCCGACGCCGAAGAACCCTGGGGCTCACGCTGGCCGCGGTGGCCGCGCGCAGCGGCCTCTCCGTGCCCTTCCTCAGCCAGATCGAGAACGAGCGCGCCCGGCCCAGCGCCCAGTCGCTCACCCGGGTCGCCGGAGCACTGGAGACCACCACCGCCAAGCTCCGCGAGGCCGCCGACTCGGCGCGCGCCGTGGACGTGGTGCGCGGCGGAGACGAGGACGGCGCCCGCCGGGTGGTGCGGGGCCGCCACCAGCTCAGCGCCCTGGAGTTCATCGGGGAGCAGGACCTCGGCCGCGAGTTCCAGCACCGCAACGACGAGCTGATGTACGTCGTCGAGGGCGCCGTCGACGTCGAGGCCGAGGGCCAGGCCTACCGCCTGGACCGCGGCGACACGCTCTTCCTCTCCGGCGGCGTCCGCCACCGCTGGCGGGCCACCCTCCCGGGCACCCGGCTGCTGGTCGTCGCGGTGGCCGAGCACATCGACGCCACCTACGACTCCCGCCGCTGA
- a CDS encoding response regulator transcription factor, with the protein MTVRVLLADDQPLVRTALQMVITDAPDLEVVGEAGDGAEAAALAERLTPDIVVMDIRMPGTDGIEATRRITAGPSGTRVLILTTFDDDEYLYGALRAGASGFIVKDMALDDILAAVRVVASGDSLIAPGLTRRLIAEFVARRSWTVTPPAPPRRLEGITDREREVLTLIGSGLTNAEIAENLCISGATAKTYVTRLLSKLDARDRVQLVILAYEAELVTVTRE; encoded by the coding sequence GTGACCGTCCGCGTCCTGCTCGCCGACGACCAGCCCCTGGTCCGAACCGCCTTGCAGATGGTCATCACCGATGCCCCGGACCTGGAAGTGGTCGGGGAGGCGGGCGACGGTGCTGAAGCCGCCGCGCTCGCCGAGAGGCTGACGCCCGACATCGTCGTCATGGACATCCGGATGCCGGGCACCGACGGCATCGAGGCCACCAGGCGCATCACCGCAGGCCCGAGCGGCACCCGCGTGCTGATACTGACCACCTTCGACGACGACGAGTACCTCTACGGCGCCCTGCGCGCCGGTGCCTCCGGTTTCATCGTCAAAGACATGGCCTTGGACGACATCCTCGCCGCCGTCCGCGTCGTCGCCTCCGGCGACAGCCTCATCGCGCCCGGCCTCACCCGCCGCCTGATCGCCGAGTTCGTCGCCCGACGCTCCTGGACGGTGACACCGCCCGCGCCGCCGCGCCGCCTCGAGGGCATCACCGACCGCGAGCGCGAGGTGCTCACTCTCATCGGCAGCGGCCTGACCAACGCGGAGATCGCCGAGAACCTGTGCATCAGCGGCGCCACCGCCAAGACGTACGTGACCCGCCTGCTCTCCAAGCTCGACGCCCGCGACAGAGTGCAACTCGTCATCCTCGCCTATGAGGCGGAGCTGGTGACCGTCACCCGTGAGTGA
- a CDS encoding ABC transporter permease subunit: MNAVRFRDLIAAEWLKMWSLRSTPWVYLVTALATIGFNTGEAYDTYHYWNEGNAGSHARQYVRDGIPVQNAFTDNASTVFALATVAIGVVAICGEYSTGQIRTTFTAVPARQSVMAAKLAVTAVVMTVFGAVVALVSFSTSQAILGLRDVGVPISHPGALRAVLASALLAPVCALVGMGIGAVLRHAGTSVAAGVVLLLLAPFLFSEDHHWSAVLNHALPLRAWSRLTEIPFTPRTAYPWTSAGAWIVYAAWALGAAAVAGTAVRRQDQ; encoded by the coding sequence GTGAACGCCGTACGCTTCCGCGACCTGATCGCCGCCGAGTGGCTGAAGATGTGGTCGCTGCGCTCGACCCCGTGGGTCTACCTGGTGACCGCGCTGGCGACGATCGGCTTCAACACGGGCGAGGCGTACGACACCTACCACTACTGGAACGAAGGGAACGCCGGAAGCCACGCGCGGCAGTACGTCCGCGACGGCATCCCCGTGCAGAACGCCTTCACCGACAACGCAAGTACGGTCTTCGCCCTCGCGACCGTTGCCATCGGCGTCGTCGCGATCTGCGGCGAGTACAGCACGGGCCAGATCCGCACCACCTTCACCGCGGTTCCCGCGCGGCAGTCGGTGATGGCGGCGAAGCTCGCCGTCACGGCGGTGGTCATGACCGTGTTCGGTGCCGTGGTCGCGCTCGTCTCCTTCTCCACCTCCCAGGCGATCCTGGGCCTCCGTGACGTGGGCGTCCCCATCAGCCACCCGGGGGCCCTTCGCGCCGTACTCGCGTCGGCCCTGCTCGCTCCTGTCTGTGCCCTGGTCGGCATGGGGATCGGTGCCGTACTGCGGCACGCCGGAACGTCGGTGGCCGCGGGCGTCGTCCTCCTGCTGCTGGCACCGTTCCTCTTCAGCGAGGACCACCACTGGTCGGCGGTCCTCAACCACGCCCTCCCGTTGCGCGCGTGGAGCCGCCTGACGGAGATCCCGTTCACGCCGCGGACCGCCTACCCATGGACATCCGCCGGCGCCTGGATCGTCTACGCCGCCTGGGCCCTGGGGGCAGCGGCCGTCGCCGGCACAGCCGTACGACGGCAGGACCAGTAG
- a CDS encoding LysR family transcriptional regulator — MPPVPDAPARVPLAHRVPDLGALELLLAVARLGSLGRAARELGITQPAASSRIRTMERQLGVALLDRSPRGSTLTDAGALVTDWARRIVEAAEAFDAGAQALRDRRDSRLRVAASMTIAEYLLPGWLIALRAERPGTAVSLLAGNSEQVARRLLLGEADLGFVEGLTTPEGLDGTVVAHDRLVVVVAPVHPWARRRTLLTPQELAATPLILRERGSGTRQVLDAALAVHGGLAQPLLELSSTTAVKSAAESGAGPCVLSELALGEELSARRLVPVHLTGVRLRRQLRAVWPTGHRPAGPARDLLSLTARAG; from the coding sequence ATGCCCCCTGTCCCCGACGCCCCCGCTCGCGTCCCGCTGGCCCACCGCGTCCCCGACCTCGGGGCACTGGAGCTGCTGCTGGCCGTCGCACGCCTCGGCAGCCTGGGCCGCGCCGCCAGGGAACTCGGCATCACCCAGCCCGCCGCCTCCAGCCGGATCCGCACGATGGAGCGGCAGCTCGGCGTCGCCCTGCTGGACCGCTCTCCGCGCGGCTCCACCCTGACCGACGCCGGGGCCCTGGTCACCGACTGGGCCCGCCGGATCGTCGAGGCGGCCGAGGCGTTCGACGCGGGCGCCCAGGCGCTGCGGGACCGGCGGGACTCCCGGCTGCGGGTCGCGGCCAGCATGACCATCGCCGAGTACCTCCTGCCGGGCTGGCTGATCGCGCTGCGCGCCGAACGCCCCGGCACCGCCGTCTCGCTGCTCGCCGGAAACTCCGAACAGGTGGCCCGCCGCCTCCTCCTCGGCGAGGCCGACCTCGGGTTCGTGGAGGGCCTCACCACCCCGGAGGGGCTCGACGGCACCGTCGTCGCCCACGACCGCCTGGTGGTCGTCGTCGCCCCCGTCCACCCCTGGGCCCGCCGCCGCACCCTGCTGACCCCGCAGGAACTCGCCGCGACCCCGCTGATCCTCCGCGAGCGGGGCTCGGGCACCCGCCAGGTCCTGGACGCCGCCCTCGCCGTCCACGGCGGACTCGCCCAGCCCCTGCTGGAGCTCTCCTCCACGACCGCCGTGAAGAGCGCGGCCGAGAGCGGCGCAGGGCCCTGCGTCCTGAGCGAGCTGGCCCTCGGCGAGGAACTCTCCGCGCGCCGCCTGGTCCCCGTCCACCTCACCGGCGTACGGCTCCGGCGCCAGCTGCGGGCCGTCTGGCCCACCGGACACCGCCCGGCCGGTCCCGCCCGCGACCTGCTCTCGCTGACCGCGCGGGCGGGCTGA
- a CDS encoding TDT family transporter: MAIHERTLTRPPTAPTARPDAPAPTGSPGDAAPRRPALRAFGPNWYATVMGTAIVASAGTALPVDVPGLRGACTVVWAVSAVLLVAVLAARAGHWRHHRDQARAHLLDPAVAPFLGCLPMALLSVGGATMVAGTPVVGERAALVVDVVLYSAGTVLGLAVAVAVPFLMVTRHRLEPGSAAPAWLLPLVPPLVSAALGPLLISRLPAGQGREALLLGCYAMFGLTLLATLAVLPLVFARLLHHGPLPLALTPTLFLVLGPLGQSTTAVNQLADVAPGAIGAPYATGLGALAVLYGVPVMGFALLWLALSTALTVRALRAGMGFAMTWWGFTFPLGTCVTGAAGLARHTGLHAFGWLAEALFVCLLAAWAVAGTRTVRGLLGGTLLGASARPAAVRTA; encoded by the coding sequence ATGGCCATCCATGAGCGGACCCTGACCCGGCCGCCGACCGCACCGACCGCACGCCCCGACGCACCTGCTCCTACCGGTTCCCCGGGCGATGCCGCCCCGAGGCGGCCGGCGCTGCGCGCCTTCGGTCCGAACTGGTACGCGACGGTGATGGGCACCGCGATCGTCGCGAGCGCCGGAACGGCTCTGCCGGTGGACGTGCCCGGGCTGCGGGGGGCGTGCACCGTCGTCTGGGCGGTCTCCGCCGTCCTGCTGGTGGCCGTGCTCGCCGCACGTGCCGGACACTGGCGCCACCACCGGGACCAGGCCCGGGCCCACCTGCTGGATCCGGCGGTCGCCCCCTTCCTCGGCTGTCTGCCGATGGCGCTGCTCTCGGTGGGCGGGGCCACGATGGTGGCCGGTACGCCGGTGGTGGGCGAGCGGGCCGCGCTGGTGGTGGACGTGGTGCTGTACTCGGCGGGCACGGTGCTGGGGCTGGCCGTCGCGGTGGCCGTGCCGTTCCTGATGGTGACGCGCCACCGCCTCGAACCCGGCAGCGCCGCCCCCGCGTGGCTGCTGCCGCTGGTCCCGCCGCTGGTCTCCGCCGCGCTCGGCCCGCTCCTGATCAGCAGGCTCCCGGCGGGCCAGGGGCGCGAGGCGCTGCTCCTCGGCTGCTACGCGATGTTCGGGCTGACGCTGCTGGCGACGCTCGCGGTGCTGCCCCTCGTCTTCGCGCGGCTGCTGCACCACGGGCCGCTCCCCCTCGCGCTGACGCCGACGCTCTTCCTGGTGCTGGGGCCGCTCGGCCAGTCGACCACCGCCGTGAACCAGCTGGCCGACGTCGCGCCGGGTGCGATCGGCGCCCCGTACGCGACCGGGCTCGGGGCCCTGGCGGTGCTCTACGGGGTGCCGGTCATGGGCTTCGCGCTGCTCTGGCTGGCCCTCTCGACCGCCCTGACCGTGCGCGCCCTGCGGGCCGGGATGGGCTTCGCGATGACCTGGTGGGGCTTCACCTTCCCGCTCGGCACCTGCGTCACCGGGGCGGCGGGCCTGGCCCGCCACACCGGGCTGCACGCCTTCGGCTGGCTGGCCGAGGCGCTGTTCGTCTGCCTGCTGGCCGCGTGGGCGGTGGCGGGGACCCGTACCGTACGGGGGCTGCTCGGCGGCACGCTGCTCGGGGCGTCCGCCCGGCCGGCCGCCGTCCGGACGGCCTGA
- a CDS encoding ABC transporter ATP-binding protein, whose protein sequence is MIEASELTKRYGKKTAVDALSFTVRPGRVTGFLGPNGAGKSTTLRLALGLHEPASGTVTVDGVRFRDRPRGLRHVGALLDANDVHGGRTGRAHLTALARSNRIPRTRVDQVLAEVGLTDACRRRISGYSLGMKQRLGIATALLGDPPVLIFDEPLNGLDPEGVKWVRGLFRQLAAEGRTVFVSSHLMSEMEHTADELVVIGRGALIAAQSLADFAARAGGTTVTVRASDAAALAPLLTAEGATVRADDGVLTVTGLPAPRISELAFQHRMLLHELTTHHPSLEEAFMELTADSIEYTTGDIR, encoded by the coding sequence ATGATCGAAGCCAGCGAACTCACCAAGAGATACGGCAAGAAGACCGCCGTGGACGCCCTGAGCTTCACCGTCCGACCGGGCCGGGTCACCGGGTTCCTCGGCCCGAACGGAGCCGGAAAGTCCACCACCCTGCGACTGGCCCTGGGCCTGCACGAGCCGGCCTCCGGCACCGTCACCGTCGACGGCGTACGCTTCCGCGACCGCCCGCGGGGCCTGCGCCACGTCGGCGCCCTGCTCGACGCGAACGACGTGCACGGCGGCCGCACCGGCCGGGCCCACCTCACCGCCCTGGCACGCAGCAACCGCATCCCGCGCACCCGGGTCGACCAGGTCCTGGCGGAGGTGGGCCTGACCGACGCCTGCCGGCGCCGCATCAGCGGCTACTCGCTCGGCATGAAGCAGCGCCTCGGCATCGCCACCGCCCTGCTCGGCGACCCGCCGGTGCTGATCTTCGACGAGCCGCTCAACGGCCTCGACCCCGAGGGCGTGAAATGGGTTCGCGGCCTGTTCCGGCAACTGGCGGCGGAGGGCCGCACGGTCTTCGTCTCCAGCCATCTGATGTCGGAGATGGAACACACCGCCGACGAGCTCGTCGTCATCGGCCGCGGCGCGCTCATCGCCGCGCAGAGCCTGGCGGACTTCGCCGCCCGTGCCGGCGGCACCACCGTCACCGTGAGGGCCTCGGACGCGGCCGCGCTGGCTCCGCTGCTCACGGCCGAGGGCGCGACCGTTCGCGCCGACGACGGCGTGCTCACCGTCACCGGCCTGCCCGCGCCCCGGATCAGCGAGCTGGCCTTCCAGCACCGGATGCTGCTGCATGAACTGACCACGCACCACCCGTCCCTGGAGGAGGCCTTCATGGAACTCACCGCCGACAGCATCGAGTACACCACGGGGGACATCCGGTGA
- a CDS encoding sensor histidine kinase: MSAHPGQLPLLKRLSPGRWTALVWLGAMGCAFVDEFFVLPGDSARDDELTPGFGQVFVSWPILPTAAALVLTGCRLLERRPLAAYVLLLLGSVFGAALLGQADEFPLVQFLAPDVALYFIAAGTPRRSSAWAAGTACVVLVIPLTVRMYGGGTINTAGQLAVALTVLVAWLLGNSARQSRLHTEQVRAQAATQAVTDERLRIARELHDAVAHTLGIVALQAGAARRVIDSQPSRAREALGEVENASRETLSGLRRMLGALRAADSAQTVPHGAPGLDDLDRLAAATTSAGVRVVVEWKGQRRPLPPDLDLSAYRIVQESLTNVVRHADARSCLVRINCGETEIALEITDGGRGPGDEPAAGYGLAGMRERAALLHGAFTAGPLPGGGFQVAARLPVPGPTHFEPREVAAT, from the coding sequence ATGTCAGCGCACCCCGGCCAACTGCCGCTGCTCAAGCGCCTGTCGCCCGGCCGCTGGACGGCACTCGTCTGGCTCGGGGCGATGGGCTGCGCGTTCGTCGACGAGTTCTTCGTCCTGCCGGGCGACAGCGCCCGCGACGACGAGCTCACCCCGGGTTTCGGCCAGGTGTTCGTGAGCTGGCCGATTCTGCCGACTGCCGCGGCCCTGGTGCTGACCGGCTGCCGGCTGCTGGAGCGCCGCCCGCTTGCGGCCTACGTCCTGTTGTTGCTCGGCTCGGTCTTCGGGGCGGCCCTGCTCGGCCAGGCGGACGAGTTCCCTCTGGTGCAGTTTCTGGCGCCGGACGTCGCCCTGTACTTCATCGCGGCCGGCACACCCCGCCGCAGCTCTGCCTGGGCGGCGGGGACGGCATGCGTGGTTCTGGTGATTCCGCTGACGGTGCGGATGTACGGGGGCGGCACCATCAATACCGCCGGGCAGCTCGCGGTGGCACTCACGGTGCTGGTCGCCTGGCTGCTCGGCAACTCCGCCCGCCAGTCGCGGCTCCACACCGAGCAGGTCAGAGCCCAGGCGGCCACGCAGGCGGTGACCGACGAGCGGCTGCGCATCGCCCGCGAGCTGCACGACGCCGTCGCGCACACCCTCGGCATCGTCGCCCTGCAGGCCGGTGCCGCCCGCCGGGTCATCGACAGCCAGCCGTCACGGGCCAGGGAGGCGCTCGGCGAGGTGGAGAACGCGAGCCGGGAGACCTTGTCGGGGTTGCGGCGGATGCTCGGCGCGCTGCGTGCGGCGGACTCCGCGCAGACCGTGCCGCACGGAGCACCCGGCCTCGACGACCTCGACCGGCTGGCCGCTGCCACCACGTCCGCGGGGGTGCGGGTGGTGGTGGAGTGGAAGGGGCAGCGGCGGCCGCTGCCACCGGACCTCGACCTGTCCGCGTACCGCATCGTCCAGGAGTCGCTCACCAACGTGGTCCGGCACGCCGATGCCCGCTCCTGCCTGGTGCGCATCAACTGTGGAGAGACGGAGATCGCCCTGGAGATCACCGATGGCGGCCGCGGCCCGGGCGACGAGCCCGCTGCCGGTTACGGCCTCGCCGGTATGCGCGAGCGCGCCGCCCTGCTGCACGGCGCATTCACCGCGGGGCCGCTTCCCGGGGGCGGCTTCCAAGTGGCGGCCCGGCTTCCCGTACCGGGGCCCACCCACTTCGAGCCGAGGGAGGTGGCGGCGACGTGA
- a CDS encoding quaternary amine ABC transporter ATP-binding protein — translation MSRLQAEHLYKVFGRRPDQAVEKLEAGASRDELRADGTTAAVIDASFTVEPGQIFVVMGLSGSGKSTLLRMLNGLLDPTAGSVLFDGQDLTSLSPRELRHVRSSRISMVFQHFALFPHRSVLENAAYGLEVQGVAKAEREKRAAEALELTGLGGWEKSWPDELSGGMQQRVGLARALATDADLLLMDESFSALDPLIRRDMQDQLLELQKRLKKTIVFITHDLNEAMRLGDNIAVMRNGEIVQLGSAEDILVTPANDYVASFTQDVDRARVLTAGAIMAEPHTVMGSTTEDGTELRTPQDVLDAAPATVAESTPIIELFTPCASSGTPVAVTDERGRLVGVVPRERLLAVLGEPMKPAAPMPAAEDTAPDDDTAPAAKSTGADGADAGAAADGDLAAKKVARV, via the coding sequence GTGTCAAGGCTGCAGGCCGAACACCTGTACAAGGTATTCGGCAGACGACCCGATCAGGCCGTGGAGAAACTCGAAGCCGGCGCGAGCCGTGACGAGCTGCGCGCCGACGGAACGACCGCAGCGGTGATCGACGCGTCGTTCACCGTGGAACCGGGACAGATCTTCGTCGTGATGGGTCTCTCGGGCTCGGGCAAGTCCACGCTTCTGCGGATGCTCAACGGACTCCTGGACCCCACAGCCGGAAGCGTGCTGTTCGACGGCCAGGACCTGACCTCCCTGAGCCCCCGCGAGCTCCGCCACGTCCGCTCGTCCAGGATCAGCATGGTCTTCCAGCACTTCGCGCTCTTCCCGCACCGCAGTGTGCTGGAGAACGCCGCGTACGGTCTGGAAGTGCAGGGTGTAGCCAAGGCCGAGCGCGAGAAGCGCGCCGCCGAGGCGCTGGAGCTGACCGGGCTCGGCGGCTGGGAGAAGTCCTGGCCCGACGAGCTGTCGGGCGGCATGCAGCAGCGCGTCGGTCTGGCCCGCGCGCTGGCCACCGACGCCGACCTGCTGCTGATGGACGAGTCCTTCAGCGCGCTGGACCCGCTGATCCGCCGCGACATGCAGGACCAGCTCCTGGAACTCCAGAAGCGTCTGAAGAAGACCATCGTCTTCATCACCCACGACCTCAACGAGGCCATGCGCCTCGGCGACAACATCGCGGTGATGCGGAACGGCGAGATAGTCCAGCTCGGCTCCGCCGAGGACATCCTCGTCACCCCGGCCAACGACTACGTCGCCTCCTTCACCCAGGACGTCGACCGCGCCCGGGTGCTGACCGCCGGCGCCATCATGGCCGAACCGCACACCGTCATGGGCTCCACCACCGAGGACGGCACCGAACTGCGCACCCCGCAGGACGTGCTGGACGCGGCCCCCGCCACGGTCGCCGAGTCCACGCCGATCATCGAGCTCTTCACCCCCTGCGCGTCGAGCGGCACCCCGGTCGCCGTGACCGACGAGCGGGGCAGGCTCGTCGGGGTCGTCCCGCGCGAGCGGCTCCTCGCCGTGCTGGGCGAGCCGATGAAGCCCGCCGCGCCGATGCCGGCGGCCGAGGACACCGCGCCCGACGACGACACCGCGCCCGCCGCGAAGTCCACCGGAGCGGACGGCGCCGACGCCGGCGCAGCGGCCGACGGCGACCTCGCCGCGAAGAAGGTGGCCCGTGTTTAG